In a genomic window of Drosophila takahashii strain IR98-3 E-12201 chromosome 3L, DtakHiC1v2, whole genome shotgun sequence:
- the LOC108067710 gene encoding uncharacterized protein produces MRDNNQRFQLQAVATVFLLVIQLCFALPTGNDIDMDGNYQNFGSGRPVDYHTVVGHFKDFFMYLPVMMTTIKETMSGFPKFAEGVRILTSGKGRVDGEDCKCSQNALSSGELLDTNSRFG; encoded by the exons ATGAGAGACAATAATCAACGGTTCCAACTCCAAGCAGTGGCAACAGTTTTCTTGTTGG tTATACAGCTCTGCTTTGCCTTGCCCACCGGAAATGACATAGACATGGATGGGAACTACCAAAACTTCGGAAGTGGACGACCTGTGGATTATCACACGGTAGTGGGTCATTTCAAGGATTTCTTTATGTACCTGCCCGTGATGATGACCACTATTAAAGAAACCATGTCTGGATTCCCGAAATTCGCCGAGGGTGTTCGCATCCTGACTTCCGGCAAAGGACGAGTCGATGGTGAGGACTGCAAGTGCAGTCAAAATGCATTATCAAGCGGCGAGCTTCTGGACACAAATAGTCGATTTGGTTGA